Proteins from a genomic interval of Zingiber officinale cultivar Zhangliang chromosome 1B, Zo_v1.1, whole genome shotgun sequence:
- the LOC121984738 gene encoding cysteine protease ATG4B-like isoform X2, with amino-acid sequence MKDLPEAVVDSKFLKQNLDESVDKETTSNSEHKNLPDTSAKVSLFSSFFTSNFSLFERNPSSFSVENNSSKSSSYGWTTAVKNIISSGSMRRLQDRVLGSSSAVTLSSTSEIWFLGKCYNLSFEESHNPDPGNSFTSFLEDFSSRIWITYRKGFEPIGDSKFTCDVNWGCMIRSSQMLIAQALILHYMGGSWRKPSQKPYDVQYIEILHLFGDSSLCTFSIHNLLKAGKAFGLAAGSWLGPYAMCRTWETIAHAHREQDEHGEHKQRLPMVLYVVSGDKDGEQGGAPVICIEVVSRRCHDFNKEQLDWAPILFLVPLVLGLEKINPRYIPLLRKTFTFPQSLGILGGKPGASTYIVGVQDEKALYLDPHEVQTAVDIKKDDLESDCTSYHCSTVRHLSLDMIDPSLAIGFYCRDKGDFEDFCSRATQLADKSGGAPLFTVAQNLPHSKPILHNDCSALGADINSSDDFYSENLINDQTQEDEWQIL; translated from the exons ATGAAGGACTTGCCTGAGGCAGTTGTGGATTCAAAATTCCTTAAGCAAAATTTAGATGAATCAGTAGATAAAGAAACTACATCTAATTCAGAACATAAGAATCTACCTGATACGTCAGCAAAGGTTTCTTTATTTTCAAGTTTTTTCACATCCAATTTCTCACTTTTTGAAAGAAACCCCAGCTCATTTTCAGTAGAAAACAACTCTAGCAAATCTAGTAGTTATGGCTGGACAACAGCTGTAAAGAACATTATTAGTAGTGGCTCAATGAGGAGGCTCCAAGATCGTGTATTAGGATCAAGCAGTGCTGTCACTTTGAGCTCAACCAGTGAAATATGGTTTCTTGGCAAGTGCTACAATCTGTCATTCGAGGAGTCACATAATCCTGATCCGGGCAATAGTTTTACATCTTTTCTAGAAGATTTCTCATCAAGAATATGGATCACTTACCGGAAAG GTTTTGAACCTATTGGGGACTCAAAATTCACATGTGATGTCAACTGGGGGTGTATGATCAGAAGTAGCCAGATGCTTATTGCTCAG GCATTGATTCTTCACTATATGGGGGGATCTTGGAGGAAACCCTCACAAAAG CCATACGATGTTCAGTATATCGAAATTCTACATCTTTTTGGCGACTCAAGCTTATGTACCTTTTCAATTCACAATCTTCTTAAAGCTGGGAAGGCTTTTGGTTTGGCTGCTGGATCATGGTTGGGTCCTTATGCTATGTGTCGAACTTGGGAAACCATTGCTCATGCTCACAGAGAGCAAGATGAACATGGTGAACATAAACAAAGGTTGCCTATGGTTCTATATGTTGTTTCAGGTGACAAAGATGGGGAACAAGGTGGAGCTCCAGTTATCTGCATTGAGGTTGTATCTAGACGTTGTCATGATTTTAACAAGGAGCAACTAGACTGGGCACCTATACTCTTTTTGGTTCCTTTGGTTCTTGGATTGGAAAAAATCAACCCCAG ATATATTCCTTTGTTACGGAAAACATTTACATTTCCACAAAGCCTAGGCATTTTAGGTGGTAAACCTGGAGCTTCCACGTACATTGTTGGTGTACAGGATGAGAAGGCATTGTATTTGGATCCTCATGAAGTTCAAACG GCTGTTGATATCAAGAAGGATGATTTGGAAAGTGATTGCACTTCATATCACTGCAG CACTGTGCGTCACCTATCACTAGACATGATTGACCCATCATTAGCCATTGGTTTTTACTGCAGAGATAAAG GAGATTTTGAAGACTTTTGTTCCCGTGCCACTCAGCTTGCAGATAAATCAGGTGGAGCGCCGTTGTTCACTGTTGCCCAAAATCTTCCACACTCGAAACCAATTTTGCACAATGATTGTAGTGCGCTTGGTGCTGATATCAACAGTTCGGATGATTTCTACTCAGAAAATCTCATTAATGATCAGACCCAAGAAGATGAATGGCAAATTCTCTGA
- the LOC121984738 gene encoding cysteine protease ATG4B-like isoform X1 produces MRRLQDRVLGSSSAVTLSSTSEIWFLGKCYNLSFEESHNPDPGNSFTSFLEDFSSRIWITYRKGFEPIGDSKFTCDVNWGCMIRSSQMLIAQALILHYMGGSWRKPSQKPYDVQYIEILHLFGDSSLCTFSIHNLLKAGKAFGLAAGSWLGPYAMCRTWETIAHAHREQDEHGEHKQRLPMVLYVVSGDKDGEQGGAPVICIEVVSRRCHDFNKEQLDWAPILFLVPLVLGLEKINPRYIPLLRKTFTFPQSLGILGGKPGASTYIVGVQDEKALYLDPHEVQTAVDIKKDDLESDCTSYHCSTVRHLSLDMIDPSLAIGFYCRDKGDFEDFCSRATQLADKSGGAPLFTVAQNLPHSKPILHNDCSALGADINSSDDFYSENLINDQTQEDEWQIL; encoded by the exons ATGAGGAGGCTCCAAGATCGTGTATTAGGATCAAGCAGTGCTGTCACTTTGAGCTCAACCAGTGAAATATGGTTTCTTGGCAAGTGCTACAATCTGTCATTCGAGGAGTCACATAATCCTGATCCGGGCAATAGTTTTACATCTTTTCTAGAAGATTTCTCATCAAGAATATGGATCACTTACCGGAAAG GTTTTGAACCTATTGGGGACTCAAAATTCACATGTGATGTCAACTGGGGGTGTATGATCAGAAGTAGCCAGATGCTTATTGCTCAG GCATTGATTCTTCACTATATGGGGGGATCTTGGAGGAAACCCTCACAAAAG CCATACGATGTTCAGTATATCGAAATTCTACATCTTTTTGGCGACTCAAGCTTATGTACCTTTTCAATTCACAATCTTCTTAAAGCTGGGAAGGCTTTTGGTTTGGCTGCTGGATCATGGTTGGGTCCTTATGCTATGTGTCGAACTTGGGAAACCATTGCTCATGCTCACAGAGAGCAAGATGAACATGGTGAACATAAACAAAGGTTGCCTATGGTTCTATATGTTGTTTCAGGTGACAAAGATGGGGAACAAGGTGGAGCTCCAGTTATCTGCATTGAGGTTGTATCTAGACGTTGTCATGATTTTAACAAGGAGCAACTAGACTGGGCACCTATACTCTTTTTGGTTCCTTTGGTTCTTGGATTGGAAAAAATCAACCCCAG ATATATTCCTTTGTTACGGAAAACATTTACATTTCCACAAAGCCTAGGCATTTTAGGTGGTAAACCTGGAGCTTCCACGTACATTGTTGGTGTACAGGATGAGAAGGCATTGTATTTGGATCCTCATGAAGTTCAAACG GCTGTTGATATCAAGAAGGATGATTTGGAAAGTGATTGCACTTCATATCACTGCAG CACTGTGCGTCACCTATCACTAGACATGATTGACCCATCATTAGCCATTGGTTTTTACTGCAGAGATAAAG GAGATTTTGAAGACTTTTGTTCCCGTGCCACTCAGCTTGCAGATAAATCAGGTGGAGCGCCGTTGTTCACTGTTGCCCAAAATCTTCCACACTCGAAACCAATTTTGCACAATGATTGTAGTGCGCTTGGTGCTGATATCAACAGTTCGGATGATTTCTACTCAGAAAATCTCATTAATGATCAGACCCAAGAAGATGAATGGCAAATTCTCTGA
- the LOC122009036 gene encoding LYR motif-containing protein At3g19508-like translates to MAMQRALRAYLEVLRLVRHLPPETRPYYCKYARENFVNYRDLDESASLDELLQRAYAHSTWVLDKYAVDQLAANKLKQICSN, encoded by the exons ATGGCGATGCAGCGGGCGCTGAGGGCGTACCTGGAAGTGCTGCGGCTTGTGCGACACCTCCCTCCGGAGACCCGGCCTTACTACTGCAAGTACGCCCGCGAGAATTTCGTCAATTACCGCGACCTGGACGAGTCGGCCTCCCTCGACGAGCTGCTGCAGCGCGCCTACGCCCACAGCACCTGGGTCCTCGACAAG TACGCCGTGGATCAATTGGCCGCTAACAAGCTGAAGCAGATCTGCAGCAATTGA